In the Clostridia bacterium genome, TTTAAACTCGGCCGGTTTAGCCTGAAGACATCCTTGCCCGCCTTGAGTGAAATTGCCGCTCATGCCTTTACTAAAGAACTGCTTGGGCTGGACTTTTACCCCTACCAACTTGATGACTTCGTCGAATGAGCAGCTACTCCCTCCTCTACTCCTCTTATTTCGCAAGGGAATCTGGCTCTGGCACTCCTGGGTCATCTCTGTGCCGTCGTCTCAGCAGTCTTTCTAGACACCTCGGTATTGGTTAGCCGCAACGCTGTTTGCGCGGCTACCAGTGCCAAAAGGGGAAAAAGCACGGTCCCTTCCTTTACCTCTCTAGGGTTTTAGAGGACAAAAAGACGAAGATGGTCTACATCCCCAAGGGCCCATCCGGAGCATGGCGTCCGCCTGTTCCGGCAAATCCGTCCACCCCCGAAAGAGGCGCGATGCCGGGTTAGTCAGTCGGGTATTCTTTTAACACCGTGGCAGCTGATACCTTCCGCTTGTTGGAAGTACCTTCAAGAGCTCAGACGCTGGTCAATTTCCTGCCACCCAAAAAGTTGTTTTTGCGGTATAATAGCCATGCAGGAAAAGCTAGCAGCGTTAAATGGCCTATCTATCGTTACTTCCGGACATCGCAATTGGCTCCATTTTCCGCAAGGGAACGCAAGTCTGCTTTCGAAAAAGGAGCATTCGTGCGAATCCTATCTTCGCCCCATTGTTGGATCCGGTTGACGTCAATGTGCTCTAGCTGGCTCAAAAAGAATTCCTTCACGATAATGATCTCTTTTTCCATTTCTCTTTCACCACCAGCGGGCTTCCGAAACCATTGCTAGCCGCCGCCTGCTCAAAAGTGGAGCGTGGCCCGGAGCTTTTGGCTGAGGCTCGACCTTTAGTGGGACCACCACCGGAACCTGAGAAGCCGGGGCCGAGTGGACAGCCCAACGGTCACGCCGGCTCCAGTGACGAATGCTGGCCAAGAGGCGAAACGGAGTAATGTTGGGACTGCCAGCGTTGATCCGCCAGATAACGTCCAAGTTCTGGCCCGGATAATTGGCTCCTGGTAAAGTCGAAAACAGATAGCGATAGCCAGCTTGGTGGAGAATCTGGATCAAGTCCTGATTATACGCTCCATAGGGATAAGCAAAAAACTGAGTCGGGGCGCCCAGCCGCTCGCGAAAGGTTTGCTGGCAGGCCAAGCTATCTGCCAACATGCGCGCCTGGTACTGGCTTGGGGTTTCGGTTTGGCCAGTACCAGGGTTGAATATCCTGCCTACAGTAGCCGGAGAACTCAGCCCCGGGCCTATAGGAACCAGCTTATGGGAAGAAAAGGTGTGAGCACCAATAGTTATCAAGCCGCTCGCCTGCATTTCCCTAAGTTGTCTCCAGGTCAGGTTCCAATTCTGGCCTACGCTCCCGCTGATCTCAAAAACAGTGGCCGGTACCCGCAACTTCCGAAAGAGCGGAAAAGCCGAATGGTAGAAGCTTCGATAGCCATCATCAAAGGTCAAAACCACCGCTGGTCCGCTGAGGCTTGACTTGCCCTCCAAGTAGTTTGCCATCTCGGAGACAGAAATAATGCAGTAGCCGCTTCTTTTTAGAGCCAGAATCTGGTCCTGAAGGCGGTTAACGCTAATGGTCAATCCCTTTTCCGGCAACCCCAGGTCATGGTATGCCAAGACCACCACCGGCCAGCGTTGGCCGCCAGCAGGTAATTTAGGCCGGCCCGACTTCAGCACGGAGCGGCCTAGCTGGCCCGCCTCTTGCCCTACCAAGGCCAGCTGGGTCCGCCCGAGCGGCGAGCGGTTGGAGCTGGAGCGGACAGCCATATAGGGAACAACCCAATAAAACAAGGAGGCAATTAGGGAAATGATGATTGCAAAAACCGTTACCAGGACTAAAATGCGGTAACCTTTGGCCTTGCGCCGCATAGTCCATCCCTCCCAGCATAACCTACCGGCCGTCGGCGCCATCTAACTCGGGCAACAGCCGTAATACGCCAGAAAACTGAAGTTGCCCTCCAAGCCTCCAGGTTCCGTTCGGAGCAAGCTCTAGCCCCCTAGCTCACTGCCCGCAAGATATTCTCCGCCAGCGTAAACATCCCTGCTGCCAGATTATACTCTACTCAGGGGGCCACCACCATGGGGCTGCATAGGCCAGGCAAAATAAGGGGAGGAAAAAGAGGACAATCACAGGACCGGGCTCGATAACCAGGTCTGCCTACTGTTCCGCTACCAGGAAATCTTCCGGCTGATCCGCTAGCGAGATGGCATCGGAGCAGGCGACTACGACGTTTCGCCCTTTGCCCTTAGCTTGGAAGTCAAAAAAACCGGACCCTTGCGCCTGCCCCGTCAAAAAGAGGAGTTCCCAGCTCGGCGTCAAATACTGAGGAGTACTTCAAGTGGCCAAGCCGTACGGCTGGGTAACCAAATACCAGCCGGTACGTGGGCGGGGCGGTCGAACCAAGACCACCTAAGCCAGAAAGGGTGAGCCGGGGCGGCATATGGTCAGGCGTTGGTTGACTACGTGAAGGCGACGACAACCTCGCCCGACCTCTCGCCGAGATGCACGTCTTCAAGGTTAAGCCCGCACACCTCCGACACCCGAAGCCCGGTGTGGAGAAGAAGAGTCATGACGGCCACGTCCCGCGCCCGGCCGGCTGCCTGGGCCGCCCGCATGAGGGCCATCTGCTCCTTCCTCCCGAGGGACCTCGGGGAAAGCCTCACTTCCTTCAGCTTCTTTACCCCTTCGGTGGGGTGCCCGGAAGCCAGGCCCTCGTCTTTCGCCCACCTGAAAAATGCCGAGAGGGAAGCCAGAGCCCGGTTTATGGTGGCCGGCTTCTGGCCCCGGTTCATGAGATGGCGCTTGAACTCGGCTATGTCGAGGGGCCCGACAGATGCGGGCTCGGGCTCCGAGCCGTAGGTCCCGAGATACCAGCGGGCGAATTTGTTGAGGTCCCGGAGGTAGGCATCAACGGTGGCCGGGCTTGCGTCCCGGCTTCGGAGGTAGTCCGCGAATCCGGTCATCAAGTCGCGATTCATGGAGCGTGTTTCACCTCATGGGAGTATTCGGCAAACGGGAGGGAAGTCCTTCCGGAAGAGGAATCTTATGCGAAGCTCTTATACGTTAGAGAAGGACCTGTACGGTGGTCGGGCGACGCTTAGCCCGGGAATAAAATCGAAGTGACGGGAATTTCCTGTAATTAACTTGGCGCCTACGGATAACACAACTCCCGCGATAAGGGCATCAGGAATCCCCAGCCCGTGGCTGAGCCCGTACTGCTCCAGTAATTCGACTGCCAAGCGAGAAGCAGGGGATGTAACCGGCAGGCTGGCAAAGCCATTCTCTCTAAGGAACTTTTTTATTCTCTGGAGGTCCCGTTTGCCTTCTGCTCCTCTGAAGAGCTCCATCACGGTGATGTCAGTGCATCTGCAATCGTTTTCGGAAAGGGAAAGAGACCGGAGATATTCGCCTGCCTGGGTAAGACCGCGGAAGTAGTCGATGAATATGTCTGTGTCCAGCACGATCAACGGTCCCATTCCTCCCGGCGGAGTTTATCTACCCAGGCGGCTGCATCGTTAAATTCGGGCCGGTGCTCCCACATGCCGAAGCCAATGGGATCAAAACCCCCGGCCTTCCTTTTCTTGCCTTTGCCCGGTTTGCCTTCCCGGGGTTCCACCCCCAGCTTCCGAAAAAGCTCGGCCCGCTCCCTGGCGCTCAGCTTTCCAATCTCCTCCAGCAACCGGTCCACCGCCACGGTCTACCACCTCAAGGTCAATATAACATGCAGATTGCCTTCTAGCAATAACTCTGTCCGCCCTCCTGGTATTTTGCAGTGGATGTTGAGGATGGTGGTCCGGTCATATGCCTCTCACCTGGGACATCTTTTTACCGCCATGGACCAGGCCCTGGCGGTGAAAAACAAGTTTACCCGCGCTATGTCCGGTTGGGAGTCCATAGGCAAAAGGAAAAGGACCATCGTTACCCTGTTTGGCCTTGAGATCACCTACTGCCGCCGGGGGTACCGGAAGAACATCGACGGCCGTATCACCTACCGCTACCCCCTGGATGAGTTCCTGGGCTTAAAGGAAGGGGAGCGCTTCTGCCCCCTCACCCAGGAGATAGCCATCTCTTTGGCTACCAGGATG is a window encoding:
- a CDS encoding type II toxin-antitoxin system VapC family toxin encodes the protein MIVLDTDIFIDYFRGLTQAGEYLRSLSLSENDCRCTDITVMELFRGAEGKRDLQRIKKFLRENGFASLPVTSPASRLAVELLEQYGLSHGLGIPDALIAGVVLSVGAKLITGNSRHFDFIPGLSVARPPYRSFSNV
- a CDS encoding polysaccharide deacetylase family protein; this encodes MRRKAKGYRILVLVTVFAIIISLIASLFYWVVPYMAVRSSSNRSPLGRTQLALVGQEAGQLGRSVLKSGRPKLPAGGQRWPVVVLAYHDLGLPEKGLTISVNRLQDQILALKRSGYCIISVSEMANYLEGKSSLSGPAVVLTFDDGYRSFYHSAFPLFRKLRVPATVFEISGSVGQNWNLTWRQLREMQASGLITIGAHTFSSHKLVPIGPGLSSPATVGRIFNPGTGQTETPSQYQARMLADSLACQQTFRERLGAPTQFFAYPYGAYNQDLIQILHQAGYRYLFSTLPGANYPGQNLDVIWRINAGSPNITPFRLLASIRHWSRRDRWAVHSAPASQVPVVVPLKVEPQPKAPGHAPLLSRRRLAMVSEARWW
- a CDS encoding phage integrase N-terminal SAM-like domain-containing protein, which translates into the protein MNRDLMTGFADYLRSRDASPATVDAYLRDLNKFARWYLGTYGSEPEPASVGPLDIAEFKRHLMNRGQKPATINRALASLSAFFRWAKDEGLASGHPTEGVKKLKEVRLSPRSLGRKEQMALMRAAQAAGRARDVAVMTLLLHTGLRVSEVCGLNLEDVHLGERSGEVVVAFT
- a CDS encoding UPF0236 family protein, with translation MVVRSYASHLGHLFTAMDQALAVKNKFTRAMSGWESIGKRKRTIVTLFGLEITYCRRGYRKNIDGRITYRYPLDEFLGLKEGERFCPLTQEIAISLATRM